The sequence AAGGCCACCTCACCActaaaggaggaggaggaggcctcgAGCTCGAAGCTTCTCGGAAatctaaccctaaccctaaccctaaaggCTAGCCATGGCCAAGGgggccgcgtcggcgtcgggaggcggcggcgccgcgccggaggcgcagcagcagctctccggcggcggggacacgccgcggcggcggcgccccacgCGGTCCAGGTCCGACCCGCTCCTCATCGTGTGCCGCTGCTTCAAtgtcgtcaccgccgccaccgccgcgctctgCGTCGCCGTCAACGTCCTCTCCGCCGTGCAGTCCTTCCGCACCGGCCTCGACGTGCGTAGGCCCCTGCCTTTCCTTTTCGTTTTTCCGGCCATGGCGCGGCTACGAGCTGATTTgggctgtttggttgggttGCAGATATTCGGGGGCATATTCCGGTGCTACGCGGTGGTCATCTCGCTGTTCGTGGGGGTGGTCGAGACAGAGTGGGGATTCATCATGAAATTCTGCAAGGTTTTGCTTCTTCCTTCTTGTTTTGCACGCCATTTTTCACTCGATTTACATTTCAGGTGCTACAGTTTCCGATTCAATAAGTATTCTTGAGTtacagcaaaaaaaatatttattggatGGCGTCCTTCGATTATTAGTGTCCAATTTGTTCATTAATAGTGCCACTTCGCAGATGGCAATGAACTTTGCAGTAATATTTTGTTTTGCGATTGTACTTGTTGTTTCATATGAGTATGTTTGTTAATTACACATAGATTAATTATGTAaagcttgttttttttcctatatgaGCTGTTTTGTGGATAAATCCAAATTATTTACTGCTAAGCTGTTAACCTGTGAATAATTTTGCATTTGAGCCTCCAAATCTTGCTTGTTCTGCTGAATCCTCACAATTATTTGTTTGGTAATACTATGGAACGTTTGCAGACTTGTCTTGTGTGGGTATAGTATCTTTCAACTAGTTAgctcgagattttttttttcataattttattgACCCGTTAGTTTACTGATGTTTTATACTCTTTGATGTGACTAGATTTTGGAGTACTGGCCTGCAAGGGGAATGTTACAGATCTTGTAAGTATCCTGGAGGAATTTAGATTCCTATTCCTTCTATTATGATCCCAAATCTGTTTCTCAATTTCTGCATTTTTATTGGAATATATGATTGCACAGACTACTCAGTGCATATGCTTCATTCTTGTTGCTTTTTTGCAAGTAATAGGAGA is a genomic window of Oryza glaberrima chromosome 7, OglaRS2, whole genome shotgun sequence containing:
- the LOC127778666 gene encoding uncharacterized protein LOC127778666 produces the protein MAKGAASASGGGGAAPEAQQQLSGGGDTPRRRRPTRSRSDPLLIVCRCFNVVTAATAALCVAVNVLSAVQSFRTGLDIFGGIFRCYAVVISLFVGVVETEWGFIMKFCKILEYWPARGMLQIFVAVMTKAYPNVERGDLILLEDIASYLLLACGLIYIISGVLCIGVLKRSRQQKATSREQAVKDLEELEKRREELEALLLAQRSETV